From Oryza sativa Japonica Group chromosome 4, ASM3414082v1, one genomic window encodes:
- the LOC4336554 gene encoding glutamate dehydrogenase 2, mitochondrial translates to MNALAATSRNFRQAARLLGLDSKLEKSLLIPFREIKVECTIPKDDGTLASFIGFRVQHDNARGPMKGGIRYHPEVDPDEVNALAQLMTWKTAVAAIPYGGAKGGIGCAPGELSTSELERLTRVFTQKIHDLIGAHTDVPAPDMGTNSQTMAWILDEYSKFHGHSPAVVTGKPIDLGGSLGRDAATGRGVMYATEALLAEHGKSISGSTFVIQGFGNVGSWAARIIHEKGGKVIALGDVTGSIRNKNGLDIPALMKHRNEGGALKDFHDAEVMDSSELLVHECDVLIPCALGGVLNRENAPDVKAKFIIEAANHPTDPEADEILAKKGVTILPDIYANSGGVIVSYFEWVQNIQGFMWDEEKVNMELHKYMNNSFQHIKAMCKSHDCNLRMGAFTLGVNRVARATLLRGWEA, encoded by the exons ATGAACGCGCTCGCCGCCACCAGCCGTAACTTCCGGCAGGCCGCCAGGCTGCTCGGCCTCGACTCCAAGCTCGAGAAGAGCCTCCTGATCCCGTTCCGCGAGATCAAG GTGGAATGCACCATCCCCAAAGACGATGGAACCTTGGCGTCCTTCATTGGGTTCCGCGTGCAGCACGACAATGCCCGCGGGCCAATGAAAGGTGGCATTCGCTATCACCCTGAG GTTGATCCAGATGAAGTAAATGCACTTGCTCAACTAATGACATGGAAGACTGCTGTTGCAGCAATTCCATATGGTGGAGCAAAGGGTGGGATTGGATGCGCTCCTGGTGAATTAAGCACGAGTGAGCTGGAGCGTTTGACACGTGTATTTACACAGAAAATTCATGATCTTATTGGAGCTCATACTGACGTGCCAGCTCCTGACATGGGAACTAATTCACAG ACCATGGCTTGGATTTTGGATGAGTACTCGAAATTCCATGGTCATTCACCGGCAGTTGTCACTGGGAAGCCAATA GATCTTGGTGGATCATTAGGTAGAGATGCTGCTACAGGAAGAGGTGTGATGTACGCTACTGAGGCTCTTTTGGCTGAACATGGAAAGTCCATTTCTGGATCAACCTTTGTTATCCAG GGTTTTGGTAATGTTGGTTCATGGGCTGCACGAATCATCCATGAGAAGGGTGGCAAGGTGATTGCACTTGGAGATGTGACAGGCTCAATCAGAAACAAGAATGGGTTAGACATACCTGCTCTGATGAAGCACAGAAATGAGGGTGGTGCTTTGAAAGATTTTCATGATGCGGAAGTCATGGATTCTTCAGAGCTACTAGTGCATGAATGCGATGTTCTCATCCCATGCGCTTTAGGTGGAGTGCTCAACAG GGAAAATGCACCTGATGTGAAGGCCAAATTTATAATTGAAGCTGCTAATCATCCAACTGATCCAGAAGCTGACGAG ATTCTTGCCAAGAAGGGAGTGACCATATTACCTGACATTTACGCCAACTCCGGTGGTGTGATCGTTAGCTATTTTGAGTGGGTTCAG AACATTCAAGGGTTCATGTGGGATGAGGAGAAGGTGAACATGGAGCTCCACAAGTACATGAACAATTCTTTCCAGCACATCAAGGCCATGTGTAAATCTCATGATTGCAACCTGAGGATGGGGGCGTTCACCCTGGGAGTCAACCGGGTTGCACGTGCCACCCTCTTGAGGGGATGGGAGGCATGA
- the LOC136356233 gene encoding glycine-rich cell wall structural protein 1-like: protein MDGQRGHQPGRGRGRAAPPGWTGDAGSGQGSGPDGSWRYGWGWASGPGGGWGYGHSSAQSPGGTAFGFGFGGGGGGGGGGVGGRGGSSGRGGHGGGFGWAGGQGHGGWGAGAGAFGGGSGSGGGGGGWSARGGFHGGDSHRPQRGGGN, encoded by the coding sequence ATGGACGGACAGCGGGGTCACCAGCCGGGGCGGgggcgcgggcgggcggcgccgcccgGATGGACCGGCGACGCCGGGTCCGGGCAGGGCTCCGGCCCCGACGGCTCCTGGAGGTACGGGTGGGGGTGGGCCTCGGGGCCCGGAGGCGGCTGGGGCTACGGCCACAGCTCGGCGCAGAGCCCCGGCGGCACCGCGTTCGGGTttggcttcggcggcggcggaggcggaggtggaggaggcgttggcgggcgcggtggctccagcggccgcggcggccacggTGGCGGTTTCGGCTGGGCTGGCGGGCAGGGCCACGGCGGCTGGGGAGCCGGCGCTGGGGCGTTCGGAGGCGGGAGTGgatcaggcggcggcggcggcggctggagcgcTCGCGGGGGATTCCACGGCGGTGACAGCCACCGGCCTCAGCGCGGTGGCGGCAACTGA
- the LOC4336555 gene encoding histone-lysine N-methyltransferase, H3 lysine-9 specific SUVH5, giving the protein MGIPEVVVPPRAAGPRRYKGLVPWRFQPGFVRPPPVKPPAAAAAVAGGGVAGTPGGKGRGLGASGEGVGSSGGRGDPQSRRCTRSASAKGSGDARSVEEGGPRVAGDDGGSGKSGVAAEGSGFEGLRNGRGGGVGTAAAEDCGLEKSNPDGIVGDADVHLESGSDARDGECVSEGLKKPCVNNSNGSSAADCAPKVKKGNDSGNGGADECNAAAKSSNLACPGNNGDETNRKGRKVVLPWRFQVGFKRSFSKAFCSDSESSGPSGTQFYRAQDSSTPCTPATRSSVRCYASAHSGVRVSAMRDFSVKGEKETSTPYKKSKTGMDGPSQGMPKNGVVLARENIMGSLQNFRLIYRDLLDEEEEKSTEAVIRPDLQAYRIFRERFITDCDEKKYIGNVPGIKVGDIFHLRVELCVVGLHRPHRVGVDHIKQEDGTCIAVSIVSYAQSSDIKNNLDVLVYSGAMTAIANQKIEGTNLALKKSMDTNTPVRVIHGFVTHLNGNCQRKKIPTYIYGGLYIVEKYWREKEGNDRYVYMFRLRRMAGQKHIDIQDILNSGQAESYGGIIIKDISRGLEKIPVSVVNSISDEYPMPYRYIAHLQYPRNYQPAPPAGCGCVGGCSDSKRCACAVKNGGEIPFNDKGRILEAKPLVYECGPSCKCPPTCHNRVGQHGLRFRLQVFKTKLMGWGVRTLDFIPSGSFVCEYIGEVLEDEEAQKRSTDEYLFAIGHNYYDEALWEGLSRSIPSLQKGPDKDEEAGFAVDASKMGNFAKFINHSCTPNLYAQNVLYDHDDKSVPHIMFFACEDIPPRQELSYHYNYTIDQVHDANGNIKKKKCLCGSIECDGWLY; this is encoded by the coding sequence ATGGGGATcccggaggtggtggtgccgcCGAGGGCGGCCGGCCCGCGGAGGTACAAGGGGCTCGTGCCGTGGCGCTTCCAGCCGGGCTTCGTCAGGCCGCCTCCGGTCAAgccccctgccgccgccgccgccgttgccggagGAGGGGTCGCGGGCACGCCCGGCGGCAAGGGTCGCGGGTTGGGGGCGTCGGGGGAAGGCGTCGGGTCCAGTGGAGGCCGGGGAGATCCTCAATCGAGGAGATGCACCCGCAGCGCGAGCGCGAAGGGCTCTGGTGATGCGCGGAGCGTGGAGGAGGGCGGTCCCCGTGTtgccggagacgacggcggttCGGGCAAATCCGGCGTCGCGGCGGAGGGCTCCGGATTTGAGGGTTTGAGGAATGGCAGGGGCGGTGGCGTTGGAACGGCAGCTGCCGAAGATTGTGGTTTGGAGAAGTCCAACCCCGATGGCATCGTCGGAGATGCTGATGTGCATCTTGAGAGCGGCAGCGATGCAAGAGATGGGGAATGCGTTTCTGAGGGTTTGAAGAAGCCTTGTGTAAATAATAGCAATGGTTCTTCTGCCGCGGATTGCGCGCCGAAGGTGAAAAAGGGAAATGACAGTGGCAATGGAGGTGCCGATGAGTGTAATGCTGCAGCCAAAAGTAGCAACTTAGCATGTCCTGGCAACAATGGCGACGAAACGAATCGTAAGGGGCGGAAGGTAGTACTTCCATGGAGGTTCCAGGTTGGGTTCAAGCGGTCGTTCTCGAAAGCTTTCTGCTCCGATAGTGAATCTTCAGGGCCCTCTGGTACTCAATTCTACAGAGCCCAAGACTCTTCGACACCGTGCACTCCAGCAACAAGAAGTTCTGTCCGGTGTTATGCGAGTGCTCATTCTGGTGTTAGAGTCTCGGCCATGCGTGATTTCTCAGTGAAAGGTGAGAAGGAAACATCAACTCCATATAAGAAGAGCAAAACTGGCATGGATGGTCCTAGTCAAGGGATGCCAAAGAATGGAGTTGTCCTCGCTAGGGAAAACATTATGGGATCTCTGCAGAATTTTCGCTTAATTTACAGGGACCTtttggatgaagaagaagagaagtcgACAGAAGCAGTGATTAGACCTGATCTACAAGCTTACAGAATTTTCAGGGAGCGGTTCATCACAGACTGCGATGAGAAGAAATATATTGGCAATGTGCCTGGAATCAAAGTTGGTGATATCTTCCACTTGAGGGTAGAGCTTTGTGTTGTTGGTCTTCATCGCCCACACCGGGTGGGTGTAGATCATATCAAACAGGAGGATGGGACTTGCATAGCTGTTAGCATTGTATCATATGCACAATCTTCCGATATTAAGAATAATTTGGATGTCTTGGTGTATTCTGGAGCAATGACAGCTATAGCCAATCAGAAGATAGAGGGTACCAACTTAGCACTCAAGAAGAGTATGGACACTAACACACCAGTCCGTGTTATCCATGGTTTCGTCACTCACCTCAATGGAAACTGCCAGCGAAAGAAGATCCCTACTTATATATATGGGGGTTTATATATAGTCGAGAAATACTGGAGGGAGAAAGAGGGTAATGATCGTTATGTTTATATGTTCCGACTGAGAAGAATGGCAGGTCAGAAACACATTGACATCCAAGACATTCTGAATTCAGGACAAGCTGAATCATATGGTGGTATTATCATAAAAGATATATCCCGAGGATTGGAGAAGATCCCTGTATCTGTTGTTAATTCAATATCTGATGAGTACCCAATGCCCTATCGCTACATTGCACACCTGCAGTACCCCCGTAACTACCAGCCAGCACCTCCAGCAGGCTGTGGTTGTGTTGGTGGATGCTCAGATTCTAAAAGGTGTGCATGTGCAGTGAAAAATGGTGGGGAGATTCCTTTCAATGATAAAGGCCGCATCTTAGAAGCAAAACCTCTTGTTTATGAGTGTGGACCTTCATGCAAGTGCCCTCCTACATGTCATAACAGAGTTGGTCAACATGGCCTTAGGTTTCGTTTGCAAGTCTTCAAAACCAAATTGATGGGCTGGGGAGTAAGAACTCTTGACTTCATACCATCTGGAAGCTTTGTATGTGAATACATTGGAGAAGTGTTGGAGGATGAAGAGGCACAGAAAAGGTCGACCGATGAATACTTATTCGCTATTGGTCATAATTATTATGATGAAGCCCTTTGGGAGGGCCTATCAAGATCCATACCCTCACTTCAGAAGGGTCCTGATAAAGATGAGGAAGCTGGCTTTGCTGTTGATGCTTCAAAGATGGGCAACTTTGCAAAATTCATCAACCATAGTTGCACCCCTAACCTTTATGCACAAAATGTCCTATATGATCATGACGACAAGAGTGTACCTCACATTATGTTCTTTGCCTGTGAGGACATTCCACCCCGCCAAGAACTTTCATACCACTACAACTATACAATAGATCAGGTTCATGATGCCAATGGTAACATCAAGAAGAAAAAATGTCTCTGTGGCTCTATAGAGTGTGATGGTTGGTTGTATTAG
- the LOC4336556 gene encoding cyclin-P4-1-like: MAEEEDLADMPRVVGVLAALLERVTERNDAAAAELELAVAGAPAASAFRATTKPDITVRAYMARIARFAGCSPACYVVAYIYLDRLLRRRRRACAFSVDSYSVHRLLITAVLAAVKFMDDICYNNAYFAKVGGVSLPEMNYLEVDFLFGVGFDLNVSPETFGHYCAVLQSEMLCLELEPPPSPSPAPAARLHCFLSEDDTSSSGSTQHQLAA; this comes from the exons atggcggaggaggaggacctgGCGGACATGCCGCGGGTGGTGGgcgtcctcgccgcgctcctGGAGCGCGTGACCGAGCGgaacgacgcggcggcggcggagctggagctggcggtggcgggagctccggcggcgtcggcgttcCGGGCGACGACGAAGCCCGACATCACGGTGCGCGCGTACATGGCGCGCATCGCGCGGTTCGCGGGGTGCAGCCCGGCGTGCTACGTGGTCGCCTACATCTACCtcgaccgcctcctccgccgccgccggcgcgcgtgCGCGTTCTCCGTGGACTCGTACAGCGTGCACCGCCTCCTCAtcaccgccgtgctcgccgccgtcaagtTCATGGACGACAT ATGCTACAACAACGCCTACTTCGCCAAGGTCGGCGGCGTCAGCCTCCCGGAGATGAACTACCTCGAGGTCGACTTCCTCTTCGGCGTCGGCTTCGACCTGAACGTGTCGCCGGAGACGTTCGGCCACTACTGCGCCGTGCTCCAGTCCGAGATGCTCTGCCTGGAGCTggagccgccgccttctccttcccctGCTCCGGCGGCAAGGCTGCATTGCTTCCTGTCCGAGGACGACacaagcagcagcggcagcactCAGCATCAGTTAGCTGCGTGA